CAAAGGTCTGGCCGCAGGTATCGCAAACGTAATCGTAGTTGGGCATGGTTTTCGGAAAGGAAACCGGAATGTAGAGGTTCCGTCGCTTCTCGCAAGTGCCACCGGAGGGCAGCTTGACCGCTGAGCCCGGAAACCGTATTTTGCTCCCTCCTCTATCATGACTCACCAAATCCTTCTTCTGTCTCTCGCGGCTGGTCTGCTCGTCGGATGTGCCGGCTCGAATGATCCCTATGGCCGCACCGCCTACCTGCGCGGAGTGGGCGACCCCACTGCGGTGGGCGCCTACCGGCAGGAAGGCCCCATGGCCGATTCCGTCTCCTACTGGGATGGGGAAGGCTACAGCGGCGCGCCCTCGGTCGTCATCGATCTCACCCGACAGCAAGCCCTCTTTTACAAAGGAGGTCGACTCGTCGGCTCCTCCCTGATTTCCTCCGGTCGGGAAGGCTACCGCACCCCCACGGGCAACTTCAAAATCATCCAAAAAAGCCGAGACCACGCCTCCAATCTCTACGGAAAAATCGTGGACGCCTACGGCAACGTCGTGAACCCGGACGCCGACTCCCGCAAGGACCCCGTGCCCCGCGGCGGCCGCTTTGTGGGAGCGCCCATGCCCTACTTCATGCGCATCCA
This sequence is a window from Verrucomicrobiota bacterium. Protein-coding genes within it:
- a CDS encoding L,D-transpeptidase family protein, translating into MTHQILLLSLAAGLLVGCAGSNDPYGRTAYLRGVGDPTAVGAYRQEGPMADSVSYWDGEGYSGAPSVVIDLTRQQALFYKGGRLVGSSLISSGREGYRTPTGNFKIIQKSRDHASNLYGKIVDAYGNVVNPDADSRKDPVPRGGRFVGAPMPYFMRIHGGIGLHAGYIPGYPASHGCIRMPERMARTFFDNVAYGTPVRVIR